The following are from one region of the Paenibacillus bovis genome:
- a CDS encoding YycH family regulatory protein, producing MRENIKSCALMLLIVLSLIQSYFLIYRMPGADSVANSEAGYVQAEDIGPRSDIENLVFPDQMIIHKSGNRHTIFYPSSSNYNSIYTDLKNSSFGQFRRLPLQSMNWNAIRSEAGIELTFNSGIPVSLLERSMNLNPDSLFEGDAVNRILIYNAAENNVPRAFFFSAGGDVVYEATDIKWTSQDVLKHVLLGENGINYQYAAGGYYVPQTGLSIPTITLKLDSLTTEQMQRNLFFDPGATRNINEENGTEIYTDSKRSLQVDTRQRWMTYTDPTAPTTGTNSVVDNVLSAVEFVNQHGGWPGTYMLNMSSTDNKKGFTFRQYYHSYPIMDTDKLRFGYMRLMVEYNTVSSYERSLLYLTADQQLADQPLSSNSQIQVLPGGPQLINLLQKQVPAGQTVSNLSPAYRPTLGNGVVVLTPVWMAELQDGRHLLIELNHKL from the coding sequence TTGAGAGAAAATATCAAATCATGTGCACTCATGCTTCTGATTGTACTCAGTCTGATCCAGAGTTATTTCCTGATCTACCGGATGCCCGGTGCCGATTCGGTTGCCAATTCGGAAGCAGGCTATGTGCAGGCAGAAGATATTGGACCACGTTCCGATATCGAGAACCTGGTGTTTCCGGATCAGATGATTATTCACAAGTCGGGAAATCGGCATACGATTTTCTATCCTTCTTCATCCAATTACAATTCGATCTACACCGATCTCAAAAATAGCAGCTTCGGACAATTCCGCCGTCTGCCACTGCAGAGCATGAACTGGAATGCGATCCGTAGTGAAGCTGGCATCGAACTGACTTTTAACAGCGGTATTCCGGTCAGTCTTCTGGAGCGCAGCATGAATCTGAATCCGGATTCGCTGTTTGAAGGAGATGCGGTGAATCGTATCCTGATCTATAACGCTGCCGAGAACAATGTGCCGCGGGCGTTCTTTTTCAGTGCCGGTGGCGATGTGGTCTATGAAGCGACCGATATAAAATGGACCAGCCAGGATGTGCTGAAGCATGTACTGCTTGGTGAAAATGGTATCAATTATCAGTATGCTGCAGGTGGATATTATGTACCGCAGACCGGTCTGAGCATTCCGACCATCACGCTCAAGCTGGATAGTCTGACGACCGAGCAGATGCAGCGCAATCTGTTTTTTGATCCGGGAGCGACGCGGAATATTAACGAAGAGAACGGTACGGAAATCTATACGGACAGCAAGCGCAGTCTGCAGGTAGATACCCGACAGAGATGGATGACCTACACCGATCCTACCGCACCGACAACCGGCACCAACAGCGTAGTCGATAATGTACTATCGGCAGTGGAATTTGTAAACCAGCATGGTGGCTGGCCGGGTACGTATATGCTGAATATGAGCAGTACGGATAACAAGAAAGGCTTTACGTTCCGCCAGTATTATCATTCGTATCCGATTATGGATACGGACAAGCTCCGGTTCGGCTATATGCGGCTGATGGTGGAATACAATACCGTTTCTTCCTATGAGCGTTCCCTGCTGTATCTGACAGCCGATCAACAGCTGGCCGATCAGCCGCTGTCGTCCAATTCGCAGATTCAGGTGCTGCCGGGTGGTCCACAGCTGATCAACCTGCTGCAAAAGCAGGTTCCTGCCGGTCAGACCGTGAGCAATCTGTCTCCGGCTTATCGTCCGACGCTCGGTAATGGCGTAGTCGTTCTGACGCCGGTATGGATGGCGGAGCTGCAGGACGGCAGACATCTGCTCATAGAGTTAAATCACAAATTGTAA
- the rlmH gene encoding 23S rRNA (pseudouridine(1915)-N(3))-methyltransferase RlmH, with protein MFIQIIGVGKLKEKYLVQGIAEYAKRLTPYIKFQVIEVSDEKAPDTLSDAEVRIVKDKEGERILAQIKPDAHVITLTLDGKLWSSEDLAAEIDKLGTYGSSHVVFVIGGSHGIGDEVLKRAQQKLCFGRMTLPHQLMRLVLVEQIYRAVKINRGEPYHK; from the coding sequence ATGTTCATACAGATTATTGGAGTAGGCAAGCTTAAGGAAAAATATCTCGTACAGGGAATCGCCGAGTACGCCAAGCGGCTGACCCCATATATCAAATTCCAGGTGATCGAAGTTAGTGACGAGAAGGCACCGGATACACTCAGTGATGCCGAGGTACGGATTGTGAAGGACAAGGAAGGCGAGCGAATCCTGGCACAGATCAAGCCGGATGCGCATGTGATTACACTGACGCTGGACGGCAAGCTGTGGAGCTCCGAGGATCTGGCAGCCGAGATCGATAAGCTCGGTACATATGGTAGCAGCCATGTGGTATTTGTGATTGGCGGCAGTCATGGGATTGGGGATGAAGTGCTGAAGCGGGCGCAGCAGAAGCTGTGCTTTGGACGGATGACGCTGCCGCATCAGCTGATGCGATTGGTACTGGTAGAGCAGATTTACCGGGCGGTGAAGATTAACAGGGGTGAGCCGTATCATAAATAG
- the yycI gene encoding two-component system regulatory protein YycI, with translation MDWGRAKSVLISAFLLLNIILGYQLWMDIRDQAQSNLDIASLSENAQRALENKHVQVTAQIPRETPILPEMIYRSSAPAVQQPVKLSRPVDSQLIFNEDELKSQLNGEIQNINKYQYDPFITEEGIFVMHPLINNDLPLFNANLELYYSNQKIISYTAPQLMVDGENEGQPRQEILSASVALGTLIEKELPDNAVVKDISLGFYGQPLDSSRFKAEPVWRIVLESGEIYYVQGINGEVMRAPAAENEE, from the coding sequence ATGGATTGGGGAAGAGCCAAAAGCGTATTGATCAGCGCCTTTTTACTGCTGAATATCATATTGGGTTACCAGCTCTGGATGGATATACGTGATCAGGCCCAATCCAATCTGGATATTGCCTCCCTCAGTGAAAATGCACAGCGGGCCCTGGAGAACAAGCATGTTCAGGTGACTGCCCAGATTCCAAGAGAAACACCCATTTTGCCCGAAATGATCTACCGCAGCAGTGCGCCGGCTGTACAGCAGCCGGTGAAGCTGTCGCGTCCGGTGGACAGCCAGCTTATTTTTAATGAAGACGAGCTGAAAAGTCAGCTGAATGGCGAGATTCAGAACATAAACAAGTATCAGTATGATCCGTTTATTACCGAAGAAGGAATTTTTGTGATGCATCCGCTTATAAATAACGATTTACCCCTGTTTAATGCGAATCTGGAGCTGTATTATAGTAATCAGAAGATTATTTCCTACACTGCCCCGCAGTTGATGGTGGATGGCGAGAATGAAGGACAGCCAAGACAGGAGATTTTGTCGGCATCCGTAGCGCTGGGTACTTTGATTGAAAAAGAACTGCCGGATAACGCGGTAGTGAAAGATATATCGCTGGGTTTCTATGGTCAACCGCTGGACAGCAGCCGGTTCAAAGCCGAACCGGTCTGGAGAATTGTACTGGAAAGCGGCGAAATCTATTATGTACAGGGAATAAACGGGGAGGTTATGAGAGCCCCGGCGGCAGAAAATGAGGAGTAG
- a CDS encoding S1C family serine protease, protein MALFDDDFYSTKVPRKSRRQAPLSPSYPVPRSFRVQPRRSSMLKIVLVSALTSAVTVFAVLGALIWYHNSYPAAASASMLPLEQTGGNPYEQLTRVAEQVRPAVVSIVNYQNGEKELDTPPALDESALGSGVIFRKEGGKAYIVTNNHVISDADEVDAVLTDGTMLKATVVGADFISDIAVLSVSAKDVDTVAPIGDSDQLQLGETVLAIGNPLGFNGTMTSGIVSYDNRLIPVSLNQDGNYDWEQNVIQTDAAINEGNSGGALVNLSGQVIGINTMKIADTGVEGLGFAIPINEVMDNAEQLMKNGKINRPYLGVYSVDLDNEYAYRSYDEEEPESKKPELPDSVKEGAVVVEASGPAKAAGLAADDVIVQLDREKVGSTLELRKYLYNHKKAGDTLKVTYYRSGAKKTVNVTLESQPDNHK, encoded by the coding sequence ATGGCATTGTTTGATGATGATTTCTATTCCACCAAAGTGCCGCGAAAATCCCGGCGCCAGGCTCCGCTTTCCCCTTCCTATCCGGTTCCCCGCTCGTTTCGCGTACAGCCGCGCAGATCGTCTATGCTGAAGATCGTGCTGGTTAGTGCATTGACGAGTGCAGTTACCGTATTCGCCGTACTGGGAGCCTTGATCTGGTATCACAACAGCTACCCTGCTGCTGCATCAGCCAGTATGCTGCCGCTGGAGCAGACCGGAGGCAATCCGTATGAGCAGCTGACCCGGGTAGCCGAGCAGGTACGTCCGGCAGTGGTCAGTATTGTGAATTACCAGAATGGAGAAAAGGAACTGGATACGCCGCCTGCACTGGATGAATCAGCGCTAGGTTCGGGCGTTATTTTCCGCAAAGAAGGTGGCAAAGCCTATATTGTCACCAATAATCATGTCATCTCCGATGCCGATGAAGTCGATGCTGTCTTAACCGATGGCACAATGCTCAAGGCTACGGTCGTGGGTGCCGACTTTATCAGCGATATCGCTGTGCTGTCGGTCAGTGCCAAAGATGTGGATACTGTCGCCCCGATCGGGGACTCGGATCAGCTGCAGCTGGGCGAGACCGTGCTGGCTATTGGCAATCCGCTCGGGTTTAATGGTACGATGACATCAGGGATTGTCAGTTATGACAACCGATTGATCCCTGTATCGCTCAACCAGGATGGCAATTACGACTGGGAGCAGAATGTGATTCAGACCGATGCGGCTATTAACGAAGGCAATAGCGGCGGTGCACTCGTCAATCTCAGCGGCCAGGTGATCGGGATCAACACGATGAAAATCGCCGATACCGGCGTCGAAGGACTGGGCTTTGCGATTCCGATCAACGAAGTGATGGACAATGCCGAGCAATTGATGAAAAACGGCAAAATTAATCGTCCGTATCTCGGTGTATACAGCGTCGATCTGGATAATGAGTATGCCTACCGTTCCTATGACGAAGAAGAACCGGAATCCAAAAAGCCGGAGCTTCCGGATAGTGTCAAAGAAGGCGCAGTAGTCGTCGAAGCCAGCGGACCTGCCAAAGCAGCAGGACTCGCAGCCGATGATGTCATCGTCCAGCTGGACCGGGAAAAAGTCGGCTCCACCCTCGAGCTGCGCAAATATCTGTATAATCACAAAAAAGCCGGAGATACACTCAAAGTTACGTATTACCGCAGCGGAGCCAAGAAGACGGTAAATGTCACTCTGGAATCCCAGCCGGATAATCATAAATAA
- a CDS encoding CxxH/CxxC protein has translation MYVVCKDHVEEALEAFVDEFEDAPDVVDLKETEFSDWDPPAKCIYCDQHGEFLVV, from the coding sequence ATGTATGTCGTATGCAAAGATCATGTGGAAGAGGCGCTGGAAGCGTTTGTGGATGAATTCGAAGATGCTCCGGATGTCGTAGATCTGAAAGAAACCGAATTCTCGGACTGGGACCCGCCCGCCAAATGTATTTATTGCGATCAGCATGGCGAGTTTCTGGTCGTCTGA
- a CDS encoding MBL fold metallo-hydrolase, with product MIGIHGIQFTVLSSGSTGNATIVRNKDAAILIDAGLSAKRIDELMREREMTGEELNGILVTHEHSDHVKGLGAVARKYQLPIYANEKTWMAIERAVGKITPEQKQIMQTGDFLTFGSLRIESFGISHDAAEPVGYFFRDGAQKLSVATDLGYVSDKVMQSISDSDVLVLEANHDIEMLRMGRYPWNTKRRILSDVGHLSNDAAGEALSELLCKKMKRTYLAHLSRDHNMMEIAKMTVRDAMESRGCFFKDSEFQLCATYYDRPTPWDMLSETYVPEEIL from the coding sequence ATGATAGGCATACATGGTATACAATTTACAGTATTATCGAGTGGCTCCACAGGCAATGCCACTATCGTTCGCAACAAAGACGCGGCCATCCTGATCGATGCCGGACTCAGTGCCAAACGGATCGATGAGCTGATGCGTGAGCGGGAGATGACCGGGGAAGAACTGAACGGTATTCTGGTCACCCACGAACACTCCGATCATGTCAAAGGACTGGGCGCAGTCGCGCGCAAGTATCAGCTGCCGATCTACGCCAACGAGAAGACCTGGATGGCTATCGAGCGGGCAGTCGGCAAAATTACTCCCGAGCAAAAGCAGATTATGCAGACGGGAGACTTTCTGACTTTTGGTTCGCTGCGAATCGAGTCATTCGGCATCTCGCATGATGCGGCTGAACCGGTGGGCTACTTTTTCCGGGATGGCGCCCAGAAGCTCAGCGTAGCAACCGATCTTGGTTATGTCAGCGACAAGGTGATGCAGAGTATCTCCGATTCGGATGTGCTTGTGCTGGAAGCCAATCACGATATCGAAATGCTGCGCATGGGTCGTTACCCGTGGAACACCAAGCGGCGTATTTTGAGCGATGTGGGCCACCTGTCCAATGACGCGGCTGGCGAAGCGCTCAGTGAACTGCTTTGCAAAAAAATGAAACGTACGTATCTGGCCCATCTCAGCCGTGATCATAATATGATGGAAATCGCCAAAATGACCGTCAGAGATGCGATGGAGAGTAGAGGCTGCTTTTTCAAAGACAGCGAATTTCAGCTGTGTGCCACCTATTATGATCGTCCTACACCATGGGATATGCTCAGTGAAACCTATGTACCCGAGGAAATATTATAA
- the walK gene encoding cell wall metabolism sensor histidine kinase WalK yields the protein MKRRLRLLPGFSRTIQARLIIIYVLLILIAMQLIGVYFVSSMKNSLTSNFTQDLQERAELLSVLAADKWSGSGETGANSVSDLKLMVDNLYNMSGTEIQEIQLLDVSGRIVISSLDSDSNTEARRNTQTVVSRALQGISDNEEYIIDETGERKRVVAEPIMSGNRTVGAVYIVASMAELYDTMKRINGIFLSGLLIALALTAVLGVILAHTITQPIKEMTRRAKQVAEGDFDHHMTVYSNDEIGQLSEAFNYMTSRLRDALAQNEEEKDKLASILKNMSDGVIATDEHGCVILVNRVAGAMLDTSEQDITGKTLLELLPLSEQDRSKLQAGTLRHVILKMGQEEEGNTSIIRVTFSPIHRRKDNIAGVIAVLQDVTDQEKLEGARREFVANVSHELRTPLTTIKSYTEALEDGALDERALAERFIGVIRNETQRMIRLVSDLLHLSRLDSSEAMMRKQRTNVLELLEDTIDRFFVQMKQKDIRSSIDMQPEVGSVWIDRDQMDQVLDNLVSNALKYTPDGGSIKLAARCTNDGMLALSVEDTGIGIPKQDLGRIFERFYRVDKARSRNMGGTGLGLSIAREMVRAHDGTIELDSELGQGTTVTVMLPLHEEGEGMS from the coding sequence GTGAAGCGCAGGCTTCGGCTGCTGCCAGGATTCAGCCGCACGATTCAGGCGCGGCTGATCATTATTTATGTGCTGCTCATTTTGATTGCGATGCAGCTGATCGGTGTTTATTTTGTAAGTTCAATGAAAAACTCCCTCACCAGCAACTTTACCCAGGATCTGCAGGAGCGGGCTGAGCTATTGTCGGTACTTGCTGCCGATAAATGGTCGGGCAGCGGAGAGACCGGTGCCAACTCGGTTAGCGATCTGAAGCTGATGGTGGATAATCTCTATAATATGAGCGGTACCGAGATCCAGGAAATCCAACTGCTCGATGTGAGCGGACGTATCGTTATCTCGTCGCTGGATTCCGACTCCAATACGGAAGCACGCCGCAATACGCAGACGGTAGTCAGTCGTGCTCTACAGGGAATCAGTGATAATGAAGAATATATTATCGATGAGACCGGCGAACGCAAACGGGTGGTAGCCGAGCCGATCATGAGCGGCAATCGTACAGTAGGTGCCGTCTATATTGTCGCGTCGATGGCCGAGCTATATGACACGATGAAGCGGATTAACGGGATCTTCCTGTCGGGACTGCTGATCGCACTGGCACTGACAGCCGTACTCGGCGTTATTCTGGCTCATACCATTACCCAGCCGATCAAGGAAATGACCCGGCGGGCCAAACAGGTGGCCGAAGGGGACTTTGACCATCATATGACCGTGTACAGTAATGACGAGATCGGACAGCTGAGCGAAGCTTTTAACTATATGACGAGCCGCCTGCGGGATGCGCTGGCCCAGAACGAAGAGGAAAAAGACAAGCTGGCCTCCATACTGAAAAATATGAGTGATGGCGTGATCGCGACCGATGAGCATGGCTGCGTGATTCTGGTCAACCGGGTAGCAGGAGCCATGCTGGATACGAGCGAGCAGGATATCACCGGCAAAACGCTGCTGGAGCTGCTGCCTTTATCCGAACAGGATCGCAGCAAGCTGCAGGCAGGTACGCTGCGTCATGTCATTTTGAAAATGGGACAGGAAGAAGAAGGCAATACTTCGATCATCCGCGTCACCTTCAGTCCGATTCACCGGCGCAAAGACAATATCGCAGGTGTGATTGCCGTATTGCAGGATGTCACCGACCAGGAGAAGCTGGAAGGTGCACGGCGCGAGTTTGTCGCCAATGTCTCGCATGAGCTCCGTACGCCGCTCACGACGATCAAGAGCTATACCGAAGCGCTGGAAGACGGCGCACTCGATGAACGGGCACTTGCCGAACGCTTTATAGGCGTGATTCGCAATGAAACCCAGCGCATGATCCGGCTTGTCAGCGATCTGCTGCATTTGTCCCGTCTCGATTCCAGCGAAGCCATGATGCGTAAGCAGCGTACGAATGTACTGGAGCTGCTGGAGGATACAATCGATCGTTTCTTTGTCCAGATGAAACAAAAAGATATTCGTTCATCGATCGATATGCAGCCGGAAGTGGGCAGTGTATGGATCGACCGGGATCAGATGGATCAGGTGCTCGACAATCTGGTCTCCAATGCACTCAAATACACGCCCGACGGCGGCAGTATCAAGCTGGCTGCACGCTGTACGAATGACGGAATGCTGGCATTGTCTGTGGAGGATACCGGTATCGGTATTCCCAAGCAGGATCTGGGACGAATCTTTGAACGCTTTTACCGGGTGGATAAAGCCCGTTCCCGCAATATGGGCGGTACCGGACTTGGACTGTCTATTGCCCGGGAAATGGTGCGTGCCCATGACGGTACGATTGAGCTGGATTCCGAGCTGGGGCAGGGTACAACCGTGACCGTTATGCTGCCTCTGCATGAGGAAGGAGAGGGTATGAGTTGA
- a CDS encoding 5-methyltetrahydropteroyltriglutamate--homocysteine S-methyltransferase, with product MIPFRHDHVGSFLRPGNLSQAREQYKAGSITHEQLRAVEDQEIIRIIEKQKENGVLAVTDGELRRSWWHFDFLGGLDGVELYEQIDGPQFHNMQTRKGGIRVIGKVDFSTHPFLEDFKFVKQHAGDAVAKQTIPSPNMLLYRLENGANVYTDREAFLQDTIAAYQKAIQAFYDAGCRYLQLDDTAWADLFSEAGHDKLRAKGLDPAEELKTMQRMINESLAHKPADLVVTMHICRGNYKSNYFSTGGYDYASEVIFGGLDVDGLFLEFDDERSGSFDSLKHVNRKDLKIVLGLLTSKTGELEDKEYIKARIAEAATYVPLEQLCLSPQCGFSSTEEGNILTEDEQWRKLRYVKEIADEVWA from the coding sequence ATGATACCCTTTCGACATGACCATGTAGGTAGTTTTTTACGTCCTGGCAACTTGAGTCAGGCACGCGAACAATATAAAGCAGGCAGCATCACCCATGAACAATTACGAGCTGTAGAAGACCAAGAGATTATCCGCATTATTGAAAAGCAAAAAGAAAATGGCGTGCTAGCTGTTACGGATGGCGAGCTGCGCAGAAGCTGGTGGCATTTTGATTTCCTCGGCGGTCTGGACGGCGTAGAACTGTATGAGCAAATCGACGGACCACAATTCCACAATATGCAAACGCGTAAAGGCGGAATTCGCGTTATAGGCAAAGTGGATTTCTCGACTCACCCTTTCCTGGAGGACTTCAAGTTCGTTAAGCAGCATGCAGGTGACGCTGTGGCAAAGCAGACAATTCCGAGTCCGAATATGCTGCTGTATCGCTTGGAGAATGGTGCAAATGTCTATACGGATCGCGAGGCATTCCTGCAGGACACGATCGCGGCGTATCAAAAAGCGATTCAGGCTTTCTATGACGCAGGGTGTCGCTATCTGCAGCTGGATGATACCGCCTGGGCAGACCTCTTCTCGGAAGCGGGTCACGATAAGCTACGTGCCAAAGGGTTGGATCCTGCGGAAGAGTTGAAAACGATGCAGCGTATGATTAACGAATCGTTGGCTCATAAACCGGCGGATTTGGTAGTGACGATGCACATCTGCCGCGGTAACTACAAATCGAATTATTTCTCGACGGGTGGCTATGATTACGCTTCTGAGGTGATCTTCGGCGGCTTGGACGTAGATGGATTGTTTTTGGAGTTTGACGATGAGCGCTCAGGCAGTTTTGATTCCTTAAAACATGTGAATCGCAAAGATCTGAAAATCGTGCTCGGTCTGCTCACCTCCAAAACTGGCGAGTTAGAAGATAAAGAATACATCAAAGCCCGGATTGCTGAAGCGGCTACGTATGTGCCTCTGGAGCAGCTTTGTTTGAGCCCGCAATGCGGATTTTCGTCTACAGAAGAGGGCAATATTTTAACCGAAGACGAGCAGTGGCGTAAGCTTCGTTACGTGAAGGAAATTGCAGACGAGGTATGGGCGTAA
- a CDS encoding DUF2306 domain-containing protein, with amino-acid sequence MTSKMVRVIVFILAFAIAGYAMVQYGILKASDAGLVSFKLPKPDFELKPWVYVLYVHIFTAIFALVIGPFQLFIKPTPARRRWHRLFGYGYVFSIVLSGVVNVYLSLFATGGWVSSLGFMSLDVLWVGTTLTATRKIMSKDIQAHKEWMLRSYALTFSAVTLRIFLAPLAILLGDFEAAFRVVAWLCWIPNLLVIEAVIFRMRLRQL; translated from the coding sequence ATGACAAGTAAAATGGTTCGAGTAATCGTGTTCATTCTCGCATTTGCGATTGCCGGATACGCAATGGTTCAGTATGGCATTCTGAAAGCTAGTGATGCTGGACTGGTTTCTTTCAAATTGCCAAAGCCAGATTTTGAACTCAAACCCTGGGTCTATGTGCTGTACGTCCATATTTTCACCGCGATATTTGCTTTGGTTATAGGACCCTTTCAACTATTTATAAAGCCAACACCTGCCAGAAGACGCTGGCATCGTCTATTCGGGTATGGATATGTTTTTTCGATTGTACTGAGTGGGGTCGTGAATGTGTATTTATCCCTTTTTGCGACAGGCGGTTGGGTTTCCAGTCTTGGATTCATGTCGCTCGATGTATTGTGGGTAGGGACTACGCTTACGGCAACAAGAAAAATTATGTCCAAAGACATCCAGGCTCATAAAGAATGGATGCTTCGCAGTTACGCGCTTACTTTTTCAGCGGTCACGCTTCGAATCTTTTTAGCGCCGTTGGCTATTCTGCTTGGCGATTTCGAGGCGGCGTTTCGGGTTGTCGCTTGGCTGTGTTGGATTCCTAATCTGCTCGTTATAGAAGCCGTAATTTTCAGAATGAGGTTACGTCAGCTATAG
- a CDS encoding acyltransferase family protein has translation MPKPLQQHRYMPGLDGLRAFAVLAVIIYHLNTDWAPGGLLGVGIFFVLSGYLITDILAGQWERHHRFAMKDFWIRRARRLLPAMFAMIAVVAIWCLIGDHSRLSALAGDIPAALLYISNWWFIFHKVSYFESFGPASPLGHLWSLAVEEQFYLLWPFLLLLGLKFLPKRGNLAGWILSLSIISALLMAVIYVPGEDPSRVYYGTDTRIFALLIGAALAIVWPSMKLKTNVSAPAQHVLDAAGTISLLVLIWLVWHTNEYQPFLYRGGMLLIAIITAILIAVLAHPASRLAVIVGSKPLRWLGRRSYGLYLWHFPVITLSTPQVSTEEPSILRAVIQVAVSLALAELSWRYVEEPVRRNGFRQTLNRTYAQRSQWRNSRSWIYGGGAAMLFVVSALVLGHVVSSSAPKVDPQQPQSVFIVGKPASTEDKSDSKTDKMPKEVASTVKPKDETDAKDSTAEQPAGDKEKTDTPDSTTADSTDEPTSKPSSGRTTGSSSLNSGSTKESASNQQSKLTSAADQNASDPAAATNKKVLDKIVSGDGVTAIGDSVMLDVARHLSEVMPGITIDGRVGRQMTEAPAEIQQLRRSGHLGSKVIIELGTNGSFTREQLEGLLDELGDVKKIILVNTRVPRPWETLVNDTINAVAAEDPRITVVDWYSASKGQDSFFATDGVHVNPSGAKVFATLVANAIAGK, from the coding sequence ATGCCTAAGCCGCTCCAGCAACACCGTTATATGCCAGGGCTGGATGGCCTCCGGGCATTCGCCGTACTGGCTGTTATTATCTATCACCTGAATACCGATTGGGCGCCGGGCGGACTGCTGGGTGTCGGTATTTTCTTCGTATTATCCGGTTATCTGATTACGGATATTCTGGCCGGACAGTGGGAACGCCACCACCGCTTTGCCATGAAGGATTTCTGGATTCGGCGTGCACGTAGACTGTTGCCAGCGATGTTCGCCATGATCGCCGTGGTAGCTATCTGGTGTCTGATCGGCGACCATTCCAGACTTAGCGCGCTGGCTGGAGATATTCCGGCAGCACTGCTGTATATTAGCAACTGGTGGTTTATTTTTCATAAAGTATCGTACTTTGAGAGCTTCGGACCGGCTTCACCGCTTGGACATCTATGGTCACTGGCTGTAGAGGAGCAGTTCTATCTGCTATGGCCGTTCCTGCTGCTGCTCGGACTGAAGTTCCTGCCCAAGAGGGGTAATCTGGCTGGCTGGATTCTCAGCCTGTCCATTATCTCGGCGCTGCTCATGGCCGTCATCTATGTGCCGGGCGAGGACCCGAGCCGTGTGTATTACGGAACAGACACGCGAATCTTCGCCCTGCTGATCGGTGCAGCGCTGGCGATTGTCTGGCCGAGCATGAAGCTCAAGACCAATGTCTCCGCACCGGCCCAGCATGTATTAGATGCAGCGGGTACCATCTCACTGCTGGTACTGATCTGGCTGGTGTGGCATACGAATGAGTATCAGCCATTTCTGTATCGTGGAGGTATGCTGCTCATCGCTATAATAACCGCGATCCTGATCGCCGTACTGGCCCATCCGGCGAGCCGTCTGGCGGTAATCGTCGGCAGCAAGCCGCTGCGCTGGTTAGGCAGGCGCTCGTACGGGCTGTACCTCTGGCATTTCCCGGTTATTACGCTCAGTACGCCGCAGGTCAGCACGGAAGAGCCTTCGATTCTGCGAGCCGTTATCCAGGTTGCTGTTAGTCTGGCACTCGCCGAGCTGAGCTGGAGATATGTCGAAGAACCGGTTCGCAGAAATGGATTCCGTCAGACGCTGAACCGCACCTATGCACAGCGCAGCCAATGGCGTAATTCCCGCTCCTGGATATACGGCGGGGGTGCTGCCATGCTGTTCGTCGTATCGGCGCTGGTGCTGGGACATGTCGTCTCCAGTTCTGCACCCAAAGTCGATCCGCAGCAGCCGCAGTCTGTATTTATTGTCGGCAAGCCAGCTTCGACAGAAGACAAGTCCGACTCCAAAACAGATAAAATGCCCAAGGAAGTGGCAAGTACTGTGAAGCCCAAGGACGAGACAGATGCTAAAGACAGTACAGCCGAACAGCCTGCCGGAGACAAAGAAAAGACAGACACGCCGGATAGCACAACGGCCGACAGTACAGATGAACCGACGAGCAAGCCATCCTCCGGCAGAACGACAGGATCAAGCAGCCTGAACTCGGGCAGTACCAAGGAATCGGCGTCCAATCAGCAGAGTAAGCTGACATCGGCTGCCGATCAGAATGCATCCGATCCTGCAGCTGCTACAAACAAGAAAGTGCTGGACAAAATCGTCTCCGGCGACGGCGTAACCGCGATTGGGGATTCGGTTATGCTGGATGTCGCTCGTCACCTCAGCGAAGTGATGCCGGGCATTACGATCGACGGCCGTGTAGGCCGCCAGATGACCGAAGCCCCGGCAGAAATCCAGCAGCTGCGCCGCAGTGGTCACCTGGGCTCCAAGGTGATTATCGAGCTCGGTACCAATGGTTCCTTTACCCGGGAACAGCTGGAAGGTCTACTGGATGAACTGGGCGATGTGAAGAAGATTATCCTGGTAAATACCCGCGTGCCGCGTCCATGGGAGACGCTCGTAAATGATACGATCAATGCGGTAGCTGCGGAAGATCCGCGTATTACCGTGGTGGACTGGTATTCGGCGAGCAAGGGACAGGACAGCTTCTTCGCGACTGACGGTGTGCATGTGAATCCATCAGGTGCCAAGGTATTTGCTACACTGGTAGCCAATGCGATTGCTGGTAAGTAG